A single Lolium perenne isolate Kyuss_39 chromosome 6, Kyuss_2.0, whole genome shotgun sequence DNA region contains:
- the LOC127308827 gene encoding lecithin-cholesterol acyltransferase-like 1 — MATKLQWLPLPRLLFILSTLFFVGQIAAALPWIESHQRYLDQPSGLYPVVLLPGSSCSQIEVRLTDAYEPPSPVCEALKRDGRWSLLYKNITAPDAEVPCFADQLRLVYDHASGDYRNARGVETRPLSFGSTRGFLANEPADRELCMGKLVEALEREGYRDGESLFGAPYDFRHAPAAEGQANRELSRFRRALRALVERASRANGDKAVVLVSHSQGGYFTMDFLRRSPLSWRRRFVKHHVMASTGAGGFVVSMQFFASTDDSSSSSPPSPATAMSLPSVGSTLPSRFTALPSPVAFGDDTPLVVTRNRSYAARDMPAFLAAAGLPPDMVRLYETRELPVALNLGAPLVPVTCVNGVGVPTTEMLVYKDGLDGAPEVAYGDGDGVVNLASIVALDRVIGGDPRQEYYRSVRIANMSHRGVVSDPVALRRLVGEILVVTSAEVM, encoded by the exons ATGGCCACAAAGCTCCAGTGGTTGCCATTGCCACGGCTCCTGTTCATCCTCTCCACTCTCTTCTTCGTTGGGCAAATCGCCGCCGCCTTGCCATGGATTGAGTCCCACCAACGATACCTCGACCAGCCCTCTGGCCTCTACCCCGTCGTGCTGCTGCCGGGAAGCAGCTGCAGCCAGATCGAGGTTCGCCTCACCGATGCTTACGAGCCGCCGTCGCCGGTCTGCGAGGCGCTCAAGCGCGACGGCCGGTGGTCCCTGCTATATAAGAACATCACTGCTCCTGATGCTGAAGTCCCGTGCTTCGCCGATCAGCTGCGCCTGGTCTATGACCACGCCAGCGGTGACTACCGCAACGCGCGCGGCGTCGAGACCCGCCCCCTCTCCTTCGGCTCCACCCGCGGCTTCCTCGCCAACGAACCTGCCGACAG GGAGCTGTGCATGGGGAAGCTGGTCGAGGCGTTGGAGCGAGAGGGGTACCGCGACGGCGAGTCCCTCTTCGGCGCTCCGTACGACTTCCGGCACGCACCCGCTGCGGAGGGACAGGCGAACAGGGAGCTCTCCCGGTTCCGGCGTGCGCTCAGGGCGCTCGTTGAGCGCGCGAGCAGGGCGAACGGGGACAAGGCGGTCGTCCTCGTCTCGCACAGCCAGGGCGGCTACTTCACCATGGACTTCCTCAGACGGAGCCCGCTATCATGGCGCAGGCGGTTCGTGAAGCACCACGTGATGGCGTCCACGGGCGCCGGCGGGTTCGTGGTGTCGATGCAGTTCTTCGCCTCCACCGACGACTCATCTTCCAGCTCCCCTCCGTCGCCTGCAACCGCCATGTCGCTGCCCAGCGTTGGCAGCACCTTGCCCAGCAGGTTCACGGCGCTGCCGTCTCCCGTGGCTTTCGGCGACGACACGCCGCTGGTGGTCACGCGGAACAGGAGCTACGCCGCACGAGACATGCCCGCGTTCCTGGCAGCCGCCGGGCTGCCTCCTGACATGGTGCGGCTCTACGAGACACGGGAGCTCCCCGTGGCGCTCAACCTCGGGGCGCCGCTGGTGCCAGTGACGTGCGTCAATGGCGTCGGGGTGCCGACGACGGAGATGCTGGTGTATAAGGACGGCCTCGACGGCGCCCCGGAGGTGGCCTATGGAGACGGCGACGGGGTCGTGAACCTGGCCAGCATAGTGGCGCTTGACAGGGTGATCGGTGGAGACCCAAGGCAGGAGTACTACAGGTCCGTCAGGATTGCCAACATGTCTCACCGCGGCGTCGTCTCGGATCCTGTTGCTTTGCGGAGATTGGTCGGTGAGATTCTTGTGGTCACTAGCGCCGAGGTGATGTAG